The window GGCATCGGCATTATTGCCGTCTGCCTCGTCGCAGCCGTAGTCGTGGGCATCGCCATGACGCGGATTGAGCCCCGTCCGACGCTCGACAAGACGTCGCTCTGCCCGACGGATGGCCCGCGTTCGGCGACAGTCATCCTGCTCGACGCATCAGACGTCCTCCCCGACGTGACGAGGCGCGAACTTATGACGTACCTATTTGATGCCGCGACCGCCGTGTCCGAACACGGTCTTCTGGAGATCAGGCTGCTCGACCCAAATTCTCCGAGCGGGATGTCGGTCTTTTCGAAGTGCAATCCGGGGGACGGATCGGGACTGGACGAGTTCACGGGAAATCCAAGGCTTGCCAAGAAGCGGTGGGATGAAGGGTTCAGGAAGCCTCTCGAGGCCGCTTTGAACGGATCGATGGCGCAGCCTTCGGAGTCACAGTCGTCGCCTATCCTGTCTACGATCCAGAGCATTTCGGTCGACAGGTTCACGGGAAGCCGGGCCGCGTCGATGCCGAAGACGCTCATCGTGGTCTCGGACCTGATCGAGCACGGGCCCGGCTATTCCCAGTACTCGGGAGACCTCTCGTTCGACAGGTACAGGAAGTCCGAGCACTACAAACGGGTTCGGACCGACCTGAACGGGGCTGAGGTCTCCTTCCGGTACATCCAGCGCGTCACGCGCAGGCCCATCAATTCGGCGACCCACATCCAGTTCTGGACTGACTGGGTGAAGGACAGCAACGGCCAGCTCGTCTCGGCCAGGAAACTACAGGGAGCCGGCTGAGATGGCGACGGCAACAACATCAGAGAGATCGAGGACCAGGGATTACTACGAGTTGTGGGGGCCGTCCGCGATCTTCGTCTTGTTCGTCCTCTTTGGATGTCTCTACATCGTAGCGGCCAAGGAGCGGGGCTTCGGGCAGGTCTACGTAACATTCATTCCCGTGGCGCTCATGCTCGTCTACGCGTTGGTGATTGCGTTCTCCCGGTTCCTTCGGCTGAGGGACGACCAAGCTGGCGACAATCTCTACTACATGGGCTTCCTGTTCACCCTTACGAGCCTCGGGACGTCGCTCTACCACTTCAACGCCGACAGGAACGCGGACTACATCGTCCAGAACTTCGGTATCGCCATCGCATCGACAATCACAGGCATCGCCCTGCGCGTCCTGTTCAACCAGATGCGGCGCGACCCTGTCGAGGTGGAGCGGATAGCACGCCTCGAGCTGGCCGAGGCCGCCCGCAGGGTCAGGGTCGAGCTCGACCAGACGGTACTGGAGTTCGACCACTTCAGGCGAGCCTCGTTGCAGTCCCTTCGCGAGGGCTTTGATGAGATATCGATTCAGGTGAACAAGGTCGGCGAGAACCTTCTCGCGGGTCTGCAAGAGGTGACACAGAAATCCCAGGCTCCCCTGGAGGCCGCCTCGAAGAGCTCCGGGGCGACCATCGAAGGACTGACGAAAAGGGTCGTCGCAGCCCTTGAGGACAGCGCCAACAGACTTGCCGGGGAAAACGAAAAGCTGTCGGTAAGCGCAAAGGCCATCGCCGGCTCGCTGGACGGCGTGAAGGAACGCCTGACGGCGATGCAGGCACCGGACGAAGTCATCAAGATCAAGCTGGACCCGACCATCAAGGGGTTGGCATCGGCCGTCGACCGCTTCACCGCACGGATCGACCAGCACGAGAAGGTCTTCGGTGCCGCGCTGGAGAGTGCGCGCCTCTCCTCCGAGGCGACCCGCGAGGCAGTCGACCGCATCAGGATCTCGACGGCGGATACCGAGGCAGGAATTCGCGAGACCGTCGGCACGATGAAGAACGCCGTCATGTCGTTCGAGTCCGTGGCCCGATCACAGGCTGAACAGGTCAATGTCGTCATGAAGCGATCGGACGATACGCTCACGATCCTCAGGGACATGAGCACCGCCTCGACGGAACGGGATGCCCGTCTCATTGACACGCTCTCCGTCCTCAAGGAGATGGAAGCCGCCGCCACCGATCGGGACACCCGTCACATGGAGACGCTCTCGAAGCTCCTGCCCGGGATCTCGAAGAACGACAACGTCATCGATCTGACCAATGCCAAGGAAACTCCGGCCCCGGCTCCTGAACAGGATCCCGAACCGACCAAGTGGTCGCGTTGGCCCTTCGGATCCAACGCATGACAATCACAGCGCAAATCGAACGCCAGTCGAATTCGTACAGGCAGGGTCTCGTCCTCGGGCTCACGCAGGCCGAGATCATGCTGCTCCTCGTCTTCTGCCTCTTGCTCGCGGCCGCCGCCGTCATCAAGCGCAAGGACGACGAGATCTCGAAGTCACGGATCGAGGTGGCAGCGTTGCAGGGCACGACCACTATGAACCGGAGGATCACCGAGCTCGTGATGCGGGATCCGGCAATCTCGGGCCAGATCGGGCCGGACGGATCGATACCGGAACCGAAGCTCGACGAGTACTGGCAGGAGATTATCGAGAACCGGGACATCTTCCGGCAGCTCGAAAACCACGGCATCACGAAGAACGACCTCAAGGATGACCCCAAGTTCCTCTCGGAAATCATCGAGTTGAAGAAGGAGGGCGCTACCGCCGAGTCCCTGAAGGGCGCGATGACAATGTTGGATGGAATGTCGAAGGCGGAGAAGGCGCTGAAGGACGCGCTCGCGAAGAGGGACAGCGAGCTGAAGGAGGCTTTGGCAAAGGGTGGCGAGATGACCGAAGCCCTTGCGAGGAAGGATGGAGAGCTGAAGGCGGCCAACGCCAGGCTAGAGGAGATGACGAAACAGGCAAACGCAGCCGCGGGCAAGGACGAGGAGGGCCACAAGTGGCCACCCATGATCAGCCTCAGCGAGGCAGGGGGCTATTTCTTCAAGCTTGGCAGCGCTGAGCTCTCGACCGAGTTCGAGCGGAGGCTCAACGAGGTCGTCGTTCCGACCCTCCTCAAGACGGCGCATGAGTATGATGTGGACGTCATCGAGGTGGTGGGCCACACGGACGAGTTGCCGATCGGGGTCAAGCACTCCAACCTCGACCGCGACATGGTGGAGGTGCTCAAGGGCAACAAGCCCATTGTCGCTCTCAAGCCGGGAGACAACGCCGGACTTGGCATCGCCCGGTCCGTATCCGTCGTGAGGAGCCTGTTGCAGGACGGTCGCCTGAACGGCTTGCGTGTCCTGCCCCTGTCCGGTGCCCAGCTCGTCAAGACCGACGAGACCCTGGCGAACGGGATGGACGTGCAGGGTGATGTGAAAGAGCGCCGCCGCATCGAGATCCGGCTGAGGAAGTCGGCACCCCCGGAGCAGCCAAAAGCCGGAAGCGACATCGCGAACGCCAACAGGGGCTAGGAATCCGGCCGTTGCCGGATCCGGGATTAAACGAGAATGATAATGCGATATGCGGGTTTCTGCTTGGCCCTGATGGTGTTCGTCACGAATGCGGCGATCTCAGGCTACGCAAACGGCAATTCGATCAGTGGGTACGCCAGTGTCCTCGACGGGGACACGGCAGACATCGGCGGGAAGCGGGTGCGCTTCTTCGGTATCGACGCGCCGGAACTGTCGCAGACCTGCGTGGACGCGGCCGGCCGATCATGGCAGTGCGGACGCGAGGCGCGAGACAGGCTGGCTGAGCTAACGGACGGGAAGGTCGTCACCTGCACCTACGAGGAGATCGATGCCAACGGTAGGCTTCTCGGGTCATGCAAAGTGGATGGGCGCGGCATCAACGGGATCCTCGTCGCCGAGGGGCTTGCGTGGGCCTTCGTCAGGTACAGTGACGTCTACGTGGGGGTGGAACGCAAGGCCCGTGCCGAGCACAAGGGGGTCTTTGCGGCGGACAACCTCCCCGCCTGGGACTACCGCTCGGAACGGTGGCACAGGTCGACCGCAGCATCACAGACTGAAAGTCCGCAAGGATGCCCGATCAAAGGGAACGTCAGTGCATCTGGAGAGCGCATCTACCATATGCCATGGGACCGCTATTATGCATCGACGAAGATCGACATGACAAAGGGCGAGCGCTGGTTCTGCGACGAGGCGGATGCGGAGAAAGCGGGATGGAGGCGGGCCTACCGCTGAGTGCCTGACGGCCACGCGATCCAATAGATCGTTGATGGCCTTGATGGCGATGGGTTCATTCATGGGGGCGCCTGCCTCAGAGGGCGTGTTCAAGCGTGCCAACAAACCCACGAAGCACGCCGTCAGCGTGCCCTTCGCCTCTAGGGAAGGACTACCTTGTCCTTGAATAACGGCCGTTTGCCCCTCCCAGAGGCGCAAGGGCTTCCACGTTGGCACGGGGGAGGGAAGGGGTACTTGGGTCATGCTGATCCTTCTTGCCCCGCGCTCGGCTCACTCGCCATGGTTCCCTCCGCCATCGCTGAGCCGGCGAGCATAACCAGTCGTATAGCGTAGTCGAGGCCCGGGGAATTCGGCGTTCCTAAAGCAGGAACCAACCCTTCGAAAGGTCCATCGATCCTTTCAGCCTGATGACGCCTTCGGCCGAGCGATCCGCATCGGTGTTGAACGCGATGTAGGTTTCCTTCGCCGTCTGTTCGTAGCGGACCTGCCCGGCCTTGGTGAAAGCCGCCTCCCCGATGAAGCTGAACTTCTGGTCTCCCTTCACGCGAGTGTTGGCATCGATCAATTTGAGGTCCATCCGATCCCCGTTCCTGCCGGAAAAGTCGAGGATGTAATCCGCCGCCTTGCGGGATGACCCGGTATCACCATCGTCGAAGATGAAGGCATCCTTGCCCTTGCCACCCGTGAACGTGTCAATTCCCTTGCCGCCACGCAGCTTGTCATTCCCGGCACCGCCGTTCAGGTTGTCCTTCCCGCGCCCCCCGAAGAACACGTCGTTGCTTGAGGTGCCGACCACCTTCTCGGATGCTATGTCGGTTACGGATATCCTGATGGCCTGGTCGATCGACTGTCCGTGCCTGTCCGTCGAACGTATGACCACCTCATAGCTGGAGGCCTGCTCGTAATCGAGCATGAACCCTTTCGCCACCACCAGACTGTTTCCTTCGATGGAAAACCTGCCGCCGCCATTGTTGACGAGTGTATAGTTGTGGGTGTCGTCAGTTTCCGCATCCGCCGTCGAGAGCACTCCAACCGTCCGCCCTGAGGCGCTGTTCTCCGCGACGGATGTTCCCGACAGCGAGACGGATGTCGGTGCACTGGCGGTAGAGACTGGCTTTCCGTCCGGACCGATGAGTTCCCCTTCGATGTAGACCTTCTCGATGCGGGCCGTTTTCGCGATGGGGCCTCCGAACCCGTCGAGGATGAGAAATCCCGACCCGACGGGCGTAGCCTTTATACCGTACCCACCCTTGATATGCAGGGTATCGTCCCCGAGTCCGCCGTCGATGATGCGGAAATCCGAGGTGGCGACAAGGTTCGGTCCCTCCAATGAAATCTCGTCGTTTCCGCCCCCCGCAAGAACCCAGTTATCCGACGCCCCGGGCTGGACATGATCGTTACTGTTGCTGCCGAGCCATACCGCTGTATTCCCCCCGGATGGAACCCCGCCCCCACGCAACGCCTGCGCAATGGCGCTCGTATGGAACGGGCTGCCGGAGTCGGAGGCGAATTGGATGAGAAGTTCGGTGCTTCCGATGTAGTTGGTCATTTTGTGGGCCTGGACAACATCGGGCGCTCCTGAATACGTTGTCTCCACCGATGCCCCTACGGGATCGGTGAAGGGCACATCGGGAACGATGTCTTTTACATGGGCGAAGTTCAGAATCTGCTTGTTGCTCGGGGTCGGCTCCGCACCAGGAGAACCCCATGTGAATCCCCTCGTGTTGTCCGCGCTCACTCCCGTGAGACCTTCGAACATCAAGTGCTGCACCATCGCGCCCCCGAGGCTATGCCCAGTAATCAATACCTGCTGCACGTCGTTCGCGGGATTGGATGTATACGCCTTGAGTGCCAGGATCAGCGGAGCGAACGCATCGTAGTGATTGTAGAACGGTAAATAATCCCAGATGTCCGAGGACAAGTCGTCAGTTCCCCTGAAGGAAATGGCCAACGTCCTCTTTCCCTCAACCATGCCGATCAGGACCAATGCGGCAGCCCCGTTTCCCGTGGACGATGTCGCACTGTATAGACCACCGTCGAGACGGTAGACGACCCCGCCGTCAAAGCTGGCCGGCTTGATGCCCATCTCCAGCGCGGATACCGCATGCCAGCCACGTTTCTCCGCGGATTTGGCATCGGTGTTATACGCCTCGTCGGCAAGTTGCGCCATCTCCGCGATTACGCTCTGGCCTTTGAGACCCACTCCGTTGTTGACAGGTTCCTCGAATGAAACCCGCTCGATGTCACGAGTGGTCAGTGTGATCGCAGGGTAGAAGCTGGTAATGTTTGTCTCGATGGTCGTGGTCGTATCGTGCCAGGTGAAGCCGAACGATACCGAGAAATCGTAGTCGTTAGCCGACCCCGGCAGAAAGATCAGGTCGGTTTTCGCTGGGGCAGAATCGTTTTCACCACCGTCCAGCGTCTGGGAGGTTCCTGACGCGTAACCGTCGAAATCGCGGAGCTGGTACTCGAAGGCATCGAAGCCTTTTCCACCATTGAGGCTGTCATTCCCCGGCGCCGCATAGAACCAGTCATCGCCGTCCCCACCGTCGAGGGTATCGTTTCCGGAGGGATCGCCTTCGCCGCCATCCAACGTGTCGTTGCCGACCCCGCCCTCGATGCTGTCCGATCCCTCGCCGCCGGACAGGCCATCGGCACCTGGGCTCCCGATCAGCGTATCGTTCCCAGCATTCCCGAACGCGTATGCCGCCTGTCCCTCAGGGGCGGTCACGTCCTTCAGCTTGATGTAATCGTTTGTCGCAGACCCATTGATGTGCGGAACGGCCTTCTCATCCAGGAGGTCGATAGGCCGTGAACTGAGAACTTGGTTGATGCTCAGTTCGGTCCCTCCGGTCCCGAACCCGTTGTTGATGGAGGTCTGCTGTGCATGGAAGTAGATCTCGCTGGTCAACTGCCCGCGGCTGACAGCGTAGTGCCGTGGGTTTACGCCGTCCGAAGGTGCAGCCAGGTAGAACGTGGATTCGTTGCTGGGGGGTGGTCTGCCGGGGTTAAGTGACGCCTCTATCCCAACCAGATGGATCATGCCGACGTTGGTATTCAGGAACAGGAGGCGCAGCCCACTGTCGTACCTGGACGGTGTGGCTGCACCTATCGTCTGTCCCCAAAAGCCACCCGGCCTCAAATCGACGGCAACGTCCCCACCCGCAGCGACGGTAGAATACGCCATGACGTAACCCCAATGTCAGCGATGGGCAGTGTAAAGCGACGCTTCGGCTGCGAAAAACCCCCAAATGGGGTATGGCAACGACTCCAAAGTAGTTCTGGCTGCGTCAGCCATGGGCAATCAGTCCCGGCCAGATGTCGCTCTTGGGAGCGGTAAATGCAACTCGATCGGGACCGCCCACATAGTGGCTTCAATCCTTAACGACGACATGCGCGATGATTCGCGCTAAGATTGTCTTTTAAGGATTTACGCAACTATAGGCTACATAAGCTATCTTATGCGAAAATCGCTCGGAGCCCTTCCCGGCTAATCATGAGATCACTCGATTCAGCGCCTCGCGCAATCGAGGTAGTTCGCAAACACCCACGCATTCGAACGGATTCTCGCCCATCGCCGGTTTCGATCATCGCGGTCGAACTGCAAGACCTCAACCTCAGTTCCATTCGACAATTCGCCGACCTTCGTCCCTCGGGGCGAGGCTCGCACTGCCAATGGTGTACCGGTGGGATCATTAACGATACAGGTATCGGAAGAAGGCAGGCGTTCCGGTTTTAGAAGTGAGGCTCTCTGACGCCCGTCCTTCGGTTCCCACGCGCCGTTCTCGTACAAGAATTTCGCCTTGCTCGGGAGGCTCACATAAATGTCGGTAACCACTCCCGGAATTTCCGCGCGTGGAAAACTACCTGTAATAAGGCCAGCGAGAACGAATGTCTGTTCGACAGTGAACAGAAAAATAGGCCCGCCACTATCTCCATCGGCGACTACGCCAGGACCAAATGCCGACGAGCAAAGAATACCCATTTCGAAGTAATTGCCGTTCTTCTTGAACCCGCAGTTGTGCATACGCTCGATGTAAGTCCCATCCCAGTTGCGTTTCCCGTCCGGGGGTTGGCACTTTAGAGGCTCGGAACAATTGATTTCACCAAAGCCGACGGCAAAGCCCATCAGCACGGTGCCCAATCCCTTGATCTCAGTTGAAAAAATTTTCTGCGGCAGAACAAGTGAAAGAAACGCGCTATATTTTCGACCGTCCTCGAACGCGTCCTTGAGAAACGTGTCTCCGTCAAGGTAATCCAAGATCGTTGCTGGGGGCGTAATCGCAGCGGCTTTGATTGGGCGTGATAGCTTCACCACCGCAATGTCACTGCCATTCTTTGCCGCGAACTCCGTGCGCCACTCGTAGCCGCCCCCTCCTACACGAACTCTCGGATCGAGTTCGAGAAAGTCGGGATGAATAACGATGGAGGATGAATTAATGGTTTCAATGACCTTGTGATCTTTGACGACTTCTATCCTGGCCGTATTTTGCTGTCGGTCGTCGCGAAAGAAACAATGTGCGGCCGTAATCACCACGTCGGGCTTCATTGCCAACCCGGTGCACTCGTTCCCTCCTGAATGCACCTTTACGACATTGATAAATCGGTTCTCGCTGTCCGGTTGTGGGTCGCTGATCGCCCAAGCGCCACTGACGCACGAACTGAGCACAATGCCCAGCAAAGGCCCCTTCATACCCATCTGCCTCTCCAGTCAAGAGCAACAAACGATATGCTGACTTTCCTTTTGGTCAAGGGACGAGTTCTGGCAAAAACGGCGTGGGATCGGACTACTACTATTGCTCGCGCCAAGCACTCCGCTGGGGATACAACGGCATCTACTGGCTCCTTCACCTCGGCTAGGCCATTAATGAAACACAACGAAGCGACCATGGCAGGCGAACCGCTGGCAGTTGCGCGAGATCAACGGACAACTCGTTCTCGACGATCCTCATGCGACTGCTGTCATTGACGCGGTCAGCAAGGTGGCAGCCGGGATGTGCTCCGGGTCCAAGCCGACCGTATCACGCATTTTGTTGGACGGCTGAGCCACAACGGGCGGATGCCTGCGAACGCCGTGATGGTGATCCTGAACGTGGACGATCCCAACGGTAGGCAGCTTACCGAAATGCTCATGGCGAATGCGGATTGGCAGCCTCACCGGGATCCAGGCGAAATCCCATTCACCCGTGGTCTCGCCATGCGGGATGGCATTCAAGACCTGATCGGTGCTCTCGATCCGTACGAGGCTGAGAAGCTCCAGAGCATGGCCGGTTTCGGAGTCGTGATGATGGATCGCGGCGTGGTCGCGGTTTTCGCTGCTGAAGAGGTAAGCGCGTAATGACTTCTTGTCAAAATGAATGTTATGCGAATACCTCTAGGTCGCTTGGTCATGTCAACGACGTGATCGACCTACCCCTTTGGACGCTTGGCGCTGGTCCCTGACAGTCGTACCATCAGGTATCAACGACGCGGATGACGGCCCATGCACCTGCAGCGCAGCGTCCTCCCAAGCGGCCACGTCACCTGGACCGCCTATGACGGTGACGCCATCGTCACCGAGATCCGCGAGTTCGTCATCTACCTGGAGGCGCGCCATCACGCCCCGAGCACCGTCGCCCATTATGCCCGGCACGTGGTCCGGCTGGGCAACTATCTCGCGGCCATGGGCAAGAGCTTCCGGGAGATCACACCCTTGGACCTCGACCGCTTCATTCCCGCGCTGATCCGCCATGGCCCGATCCTGGATCTGAAGATCGCCCTCAACATCATCCCGCTGCGCCCGGAACCCGTGGACGTTTCCGCCAGCCTGCACAACCAGATCCTGTTTGCGATCAAGGCCTTCTACACCTTTCTGGACATGCGCCACGCCGCGCTGATCTTTGGCAATGACGAGAGGCCGCGCGCCTATCATCCCGACGCCTACAAGCCTTTCCTGGCTCATATCGCACAGCGCAAGCCGCGGCGCCGCACCGAAAGCCGGTCGGACCACAAGGCCAAGGCGGCCTCCGCCAAACGGGCCGTCGACCACCGGCTGAAGCCCGAGCAGGTCCTGAAGATCATCGAGGCGGCCAGCCTCATGCGCGACGCCTTCCTGGTGGTCCTCCTGTACACGACCGGCATCCGGATCGGCGAGGCCCGGGGCCTGCTGCACGAGGACTTCCGGTTGGAGGAGAACGTCATCTGGGTCACGCCCCGCCTTCACGAGAACAAGGCGCGCGTCAAAAACGGCAGGGCGCGGCCGATCCCGGTGCTCGACTTCGTGATGACGATGTATGAGGACTATGTCGCCAGCGACGAATACCTTCCGGCCTTCGAGACCGGCACGAATTATGTGTTCTGCAACATCGCCAAAGCGCAAATCGGCCGCGGGCTGTCTGAGAGCAACGCCTACGACATTCAAAAGCGTCTGGTCCGGAACTCGGGGATTGCGTTTACCTGGCACATGTTCCGTCACACCCATGCCAGCGAGGCGATCGCTCAGGGCTATAGCCTGCTCGATGTCGCTGACCGCCTCGGGCATGCCAGCCCGCAGACGACCAATGCCATCTACAAGCACCTGTTCAATGCCGAGTACAAGAAGCTGCAGCTCAGGAACCACACGGAGGTCGAAGAGCGCCTGAATGACTTGAGGCGTATCGGCCTGGCGGAGGAGAAGCTCAAATGGCTCTGAAGCTCGCCCGAAGCTACGATCCGGACGTCGCGTATCTTGGGAGCCTGCGAGCCTTTCTGGCCGCCCTGCACCCTGCCCTGCTCGAACGAGACCTGTGGGGCTTCCATACGCTTCGGGAATGCTTCGGGATCGACGCCGGATCCGCGTTATACGCGCCGGACAGTTATGGCGGGGCGCGGCACGCTCAAATCCTCCGCGACGCCCAGGAGATTGGGCCCAGTAGTGGCTGTGTTGAGAGAAACACCCATGGAGAACGCAGCAGAAAGGGCCGCCCGGCATCCATCATCCGGCAGCGCGGACAAACGCTGTCCGATGAGTTGCTGGGTGGGATTGGCTTCGACTTCGCCGCTGTGCCGGAGTTCTACAAGACGGAGCTCAAGGCATTTTTTGCCTGGCGCCTGTCACGGCCACAGAGCCGGCACTACCGCTGGTACACGCGAGCGATTCAGTTGATTCCCTTCTGTGCTGACCTTGCATCCACTCAAGCACCTGCGGTCCGCCACCTGATCGACTTCGGTCGCCCTATCGAGAGCGGTTTAGGCTGCGGCAGCACGCCCCTTCGGAGCCTGTTTGAGAATTGGCTGGCAGGGAGGGAATACTCGGTTCGCCCCACGAAGCTCAAATGGCGTCGGGACGCCACGATCCACGAGACAGCCTATGGGCCCGTGGCCAGTGCCGTGGCCAACCTCTTGGTGTTCACCCTCATCCTCTTGCGCGAGAAAGCCAAGCCGGTGGAGGCCAGGGACCTGGTTCTCCTGGAGGATGTTTATCCCGCCGATGAAGTTCCGGTGACGCGGTCCAAAGCACCCTATCTCAGCTTCTTCCGCATTCAACTTCCGTGGCTGCGCACCGTAGCGCGGCGCTACGTTCTCAACAAAATCGAGCACAAGGAACTCTCGCCGCGCACTCTGCCATCCTACATTGCCTCCCTGGGACAGATCGAGGCATGCCTGTACAGTCTTCATTCCTCGCCTCGCCCCGAACACATCACACAGGAGTTCATCGAGCATACGTTCCTGTCATGGGGCAACGACAAGGGCTTTACCGGGCAGAACTGGTATACGGACCCGCTCAACATGGTCCAATGGGCCTCCGCCTACCTCCCGGAATACCGCTGGCGCCGCCTTGTCTTCGATAAGAGGAACGTTCGCAGGGTTCGTAGCTATCATCCCCGGACGCATGAATATGCGCGCAATCTCGAAGACGCGATGGTGCCCGAGGAGGTCATTGAGCAGATCTTCCTGAGGTTCGACTCCCTGCCGGTTGTCTGTAAACGTCTTCTGATCATCGCCCGCTATACGGGCATGCGGTCCATCGACCTGCACGCCCTTGCGTTCGGTTGCCTGGCACCGGATCCGGACGATGCCGACTTCATGCTGCTGACCTTCTACCAGTCCAAGGTCAAGCGCTGGAACACCAAGCCGCTGCACAAGAACGATGCTGCCCATGCTCTGGTCATCCAGGCCATCCAGGAGCAGCAGGACGACGTCCGGACAGCATGGCGGCGCGAGACACAATACCTGTTCCCGCACAGGCTCGGCGATGCCGAAGTCCATCTCAGTCCAGGGCACACCCGGGACGTGATCGCGAAGTGGATCATCCGCCAAGGCATTCGTGACAAGGACGGCGGCATCTACAAGTTCGGCTGGCATGACCTGCGCCATTTTTACGGCACCGAACTGGCATTGGCCGGCTATGACATCATGATGATCCAGATGGAACTCGGCCATGCCTCGGCCGACATGAGCCTGATCTACGTCAATCAGCGTCTGAAGCTGAAGAAGAAAGCTGTCCTCGAGAAGGGTGGTGGCAAGTTCATCTCCATCAAGGGCGAGGTCGACGACAAGGTCGCCGAACTGGCGCTGCGCAAGGGTGCCACTCTGGCGGTTGACGTCCCCGGCGGCCTCTGCTCGCTTCCGGGCCAGATCGGTGAATGGTGCGAACACAACGGAGCCTGCTTCACGTGCACGTACTTCCGGGCCGATATCGGGCAGTTGCCGTTCTTCGAGAAGGAAATGCGCACCATGGCTGCCAGCCTCACCCGCTTCAAAGGTGAGGTGGAAGGCTTCGAGCACGACGGCCATCGGCGCATGGCTGACATCGGTCGCAAGCGGATGGAGCGAACCCAGCAGGGGCTTGCGAACGTCAAGACCATCATCAAGACGATCAAGGCGGAGGGGACGTTCAGTGGACAGGCTCGAAAATACCAGCGGGCTGCTGGCAGCGGCGCGGCAGCGGAGTGTGACCAAGCGGCGTGCGGTCGAAGAGATCTTGGGCACCATGCGCCGGAACGGTGAGGTCATCTCGTTCAAGACCGTGGCCGAGCGCGCCAACGTCAGCCGCGAGTACCTTTACCGCCAGTTCAAGGAGGTGATCCAGCAACTTCGCACGACAGCGCTTCAGCAGGTTGTGACGGTCGATGGCGAGGAGGTCCGGGTTCGCTCGGCGGGCCGTGCCGCAACGATCGAGGTGGCGCTGCGCAACAAGGTCAAGCGGCTGGAGTCGGAGCTGGCCGAGGTCCGCCAGCAGAAAATGGAGCTGGATCGCCGCTATGAGCGCGCGCTCGGCGAAGCAGAGGAATGGCGTAGCCGCCATCAGCGCGCCGTGACCGAGCTTCTTGAGGTGCGCAGCCGGTTGACACGTTATGGGTCGTCATGAGCCATGACGGGCAAAGCCGTCAGGGCTTGGACACCCCAAGCCGCCGGCACGCGGAGCGGTCAAGAAGGCCCGCAGGGCCCCGCCGGAGGCGGCAGGCCGCAGGCCTGTTCTTGACAGCGAGCATGGCGGTGGCACCTCGATCGCAAATGCCCATGGATGA of the Microvirga ossetica genome contains:
- a CDS encoding tyrosine-type recombinase/integrase yields the protein MALKLARSYDPDVAYLGSLRAFLAALHPALLERDLWGFHTLRECFGIDAGSALYAPDSYGGARHAQILRDAQEIGPSSGCVERNTHGERSRKGRPASIIRQRGQTLSDELLGGIGFDFAAVPEFYKTELKAFFAWRLSRPQSRHYRWYTRAIQLIPFCADLASTQAPAVRHLIDFGRPIESGLGCGSTPLRSLFENWLAGREYSVRPTKLKWRRDATIHETAYGPVASAVANLLVFTLILLREKAKPVEARDLVLLEDVYPADEVPVTRSKAPYLSFFRIQLPWLRTVARRYVLNKIEHKELSPRTLPSYIASLGQIEACLYSLHSSPRPEHITQEFIEHTFLSWGNDKGFTGQNWYTDPLNMVQWASAYLPEYRWRRLVFDKRNVRRVRSYHPRTHEYARNLEDAMVPEEVIEQIFLRFDSLPVVCKRLLIIARYTGMRSIDLHALAFGCLAPDPDDADFMLLTFYQSKVKRWNTKPLHKNDAAHALVIQAIQEQQDDVRTAWRRETQYLFPHRLGDAEVHLSPGHTRDVIAKWIIRQGIRDKDGGIYKFGWHDLRHFYGTELALAGYDIMMIQMELGHASADMSLIYVNQRLKLKKKAVLEKGGGKFISIKGEVDDKVAELALRKGATLAVDVPGGLCSLPGQIGEWCEHNGACFTCTYFRADIGQLPFFEKEMRTMAASLTRFKGEVEGFEHDGHRRMADIGRKRMERTQQGLANVKTIIKTIKAEGTFSGQARKYQRAAGSGAAAECDQAACGRRDLGHHAPER
- a CDS encoding DUF6262 family protein, coding for MGTMRRNGEVISFKTVAERANVSREYLYRQFKEVIQQLRTTALQQVVTVDGEEVRVRSAGRAATIEVALRNKVKRLESELAEVRQQKMELDRRYERALGEAEEWRSRHQRAVTELLEVRSRLTRYGSS